From one Streptomyces sp. CA-210063 genomic stretch:
- a CDS encoding glutamate synthase subunit beta — protein sequence MADPKGFLNHGREAAKSRPVDVRLKDWNEVYVPGSLLPIISKQASRCMDCGIPFCHNGCPLGNLIPEWNDYAYREDWAAASERLHATNNFPEFTGRLCPAPCESACVLGINQPAVTIKNVEVSIIDKAWDSGDVAPQIPERLSGKTVAVIGSGPAGLAAAQQLTRAGHTVAVYERADRIGGLLRYGIPEFKMEKRHINRRIEQMRAEGTRFRTGIEIGRDLKATDLKKRYDAVVIAAGATTARDLPVPGRELTGIHQAMEYLPLANKVQEGDFVAPPITAEGKHVVVIGGGDTGADCVGTAHRQGAASVTQLEIMPRPGDDRNPVSQPWPTFPMLYKVTSAHEEGGERVYSVSTTHFEGDEDGNVQFLHLTEVEFIDGKLTPKPGTERKIPAQLVTLAMGFTGTDRENGLVDQFGLDLDERGNIARDADFQTNVPGVFVAGDAGRGQSLIVWAIAEGRSAAQGCDRFLTGASELPAPIRPTDRSLMV from the coding sequence ATGGCTGACCCGAAGGGCTTCCTCAACCACGGGCGCGAGGCCGCCAAGTCCCGCCCCGTCGACGTACGCCTGAAGGACTGGAACGAGGTCTACGTCCCCGGCTCCCTGCTGCCGATCATCAGCAAGCAGGCCAGCCGCTGCATGGACTGCGGCATCCCGTTCTGCCACAACGGCTGTCCGCTCGGAAACCTGATCCCCGAGTGGAACGACTACGCCTACCGCGAGGACTGGGCGGCGGCGTCGGAGCGCCTGCACGCGACGAACAACTTCCCGGAGTTCACGGGCCGCCTGTGCCCGGCCCCGTGCGAGTCGGCCTGCGTCCTCGGCATCAACCAGCCGGCCGTCACCATCAAGAACGTCGAGGTCTCGATCATCGACAAGGCGTGGGACAGCGGTGATGTCGCGCCGCAGATCCCGGAGCGCCTGTCCGGCAAGACGGTCGCGGTCATCGGCTCGGGCCCGGCGGGCCTGGCGGCGGCTCAGCAGCTGACGCGCGCCGGCCACACCGTGGCGGTCTACGAGCGCGCGGACCGTATCGGTGGCCTCCTGCGCTACGGCATCCCCGAGTTCAAGATGGAGAAGCGGCACATCAACCGCCGTATCGAGCAGATGCGCGCGGAGGGCACCCGCTTCCGTACGGGCATCGAGATCGGCCGCGACCTCAAGGCGACGGACCTGAAGAAGCGGTACGACGCCGTCGTGATCGCGGCGGGCGCCACCACCGCCCGTGACCTTCCGGTGCCCGGCCGCGAGCTGACCGGCATCCACCAGGCCATGGAGTACCTGCCCCTGGCCAACAAGGTGCAGGAGGGCGACTTCGTGGCGCCCCCCATCACGGCCGAGGGCAAGCACGTCGTCGTCATCGGCGGCGGTGACACGGGCGCGGACTGCGTGGGCACGGCCCACCGCCAGGGCGCGGCCTCCGTGACGCAGCTGGAGATCATGCCCAGGCCCGGCGACGACCGTAACCCGGTCTCGCAGCCGTGGCCGACCTTCCCGATGCTCTACAAGGTCACCTCCGCGCACGAGGAGGGCGGCGAGCGGGTCTACTCCGTCTCCACCACCCACTTCGAGGGCGACGAGGACGGCAACGTCCAGTTCCTGCACCTCACCGAGGTCGAGTTCATCGACGGCAAGCTGACCCCGAAGCCGGGCACGGAGCGCAAGATCCCCGCCCAGCTGGTGACGCTGGCGATGGGCTTCACGGGGACGGACCGCGAGAACGGTCTCGTGGACCAGTTCGGCCTGGACCTCGACGAGCGCGGCAACATCGCCCGCGACGCCGACTTCCAGACCAACGTGCCGGGTGTCTTCGTCGCCGGTGACGCGGGTCGTGGTCAGTCGCTCATCGTGTGGGCGATCGCCGAGGGCCGCTCGGCGGCCCAGGGCTGCGACCGCTTCCTGACGGGGGCGAGCGAACTGCCGGCGCCGATCCGGCCCACGGACCGCTCGCTGATGGTCTGA
- a CDS encoding NAD(P)H-dependent flavin oxidoreductase yields the protein MDTALTRLVGVRHPIVQTGMGWVAGPRLVSATANAGALGILASATMTPDRLRDAVREVRSRTDGAPFGVNLRADAGDARERVRIIVEEGVRVASFALAPSRELIAELKDAGVIVIPSVGARRHAEKVAAWGADAVVVQGGEGGGHTGEVATTVLLPQVADAVDIPVVAAGGFHDGRGLVAALAFGAAGVAMGTRFLLTSDSTVPDAVKARYLAATVKDVTVTTAVDGLPHRMLRTEFVSALEASGRTRALVRAVRRAAGLRKLSGMSWARMIRDGRAMRHTKGLTWSQVLLAANTPMLLRSAMVDGRTDLGVMASGQVAGVIDDLPSCAELVERIMKEADEVRERLGAA from the coding sequence ATGGACACGGCCCTCACCCGGCTGGTCGGCGTCCGCCATCCCATCGTGCAGACCGGTATGGGCTGGGTGGCCGGCCCCCGGCTGGTCTCCGCCACGGCGAACGCGGGCGCGCTCGGCATCCTGGCCTCCGCGACGATGACGCCCGACCGGCTCCGGGACGCCGTACGGGAGGTGAGGTCCCGTACGGACGGCGCGCCCTTCGGGGTGAATCTGCGGGCGGACGCGGGGGACGCGCGGGAACGGGTGCGGATCATCGTCGAGGAGGGCGTCCGGGTGGCGTCCTTCGCGCTCGCGCCGTCCAGGGAGCTGATCGCCGAGCTCAAGGACGCGGGGGTGATCGTGATCCCGTCCGTCGGTGCCCGGCGGCATGCCGAGAAGGTCGCCGCGTGGGGTGCGGACGCGGTGGTGGTGCAGGGCGGTGAGGGCGGCGGGCACACCGGGGAGGTGGCGACGACCGTCCTGCTGCCGCAGGTCGCGGACGCCGTCGACATCCCCGTCGTCGCCGCGGGCGGCTTCCACGACGGGCGCGGTCTGGTGGCCGCGCTGGCGTTCGGGGCGGCCGGGGTGGCGATGGGCACGCGGTTCCTGCTCACCTCGGACTCGACGGTGCCGGACGCGGTGAAGGCCCGCTATCTGGCGGCGACGGTCAAGGACGTCACCGTCACCACGGCCGTGGACGGGCTGCCGCACCGCATGCTCCGCACGGAGTTCGTGAGCGCCCTGGAGGCGTCCGGCCGTACGAGGGCCCTGGTGCGGGCCGTGCGGAGGGCGGCGGGCTTGCGGAAGCTGTCGGGCATGAGCTGGGCCCGGATGATCCGGGACGGACGAGCGATGAGACACACGAAGGGCCTCACCTGGAGCCAGGTCCTGCTCGCCGCCAACACCCCGATGCTGCTCAGGTCGGCGATGGTGGACGGACGTACGGACCTGGGGGTGATGGCCTCCGGGCAGGTCGCCGGGGTGATCGACGACCTGCCGTCGTGCGCGGAGCTGGTGGAGCGGATCATGAAGGAGGCTGACGAGGTACGGGAGCGCCTCGGAGCCGCCTGA
- a CDS encoding rhomboid family intramembrane serine protease, with translation MEPESPSPSEPAVTTCYRHPKVESYVRCTRCERFICPDCMRDAAVGHQCPECVKEGARTVRQARTAFGGRISTVPLVTYVLIGLNIVAYVAELLRPEIVDDFAMLGRGLAGPDGLHYVWQSAYPADFQLEGVIDGEWYRLLTGAFLHLPPTEGTFGILHIVMNMVTLWNVGRMVESQLGRTRYLALYLLSALGGSVLVLLLAPDASTVGASGAIFGVCTAYYVLARRLGADPAGINRFMAGLLVWLIISAVVTSWQGHLGGLLTGGLIALAFAYAPRDRRRVLVQAGACVVMPALLVVSAVAKVSGMTG, from the coding sequence GTGGAACCCGAATCCCCGTCGCCGTCCGAGCCCGCCGTCACCACCTGCTACCGCCACCCGAAAGTGGAGTCGTACGTCCGCTGCACCCGCTGCGAGCGGTTCATCTGCCCGGACTGCATGCGGGACGCGGCCGTGGGCCACCAGTGCCCGGAGTGCGTGAAGGAGGGCGCGCGAACGGTCCGCCAGGCCCGCACGGCCTTCGGCGGCCGGATCTCGACGGTCCCGCTGGTCACGTACGTCCTGATCGGCCTGAACATCGTGGCCTACGTCGCCGAGCTGCTCCGCCCCGAGATCGTGGACGACTTCGCGATGCTGGGCCGGGGCCTGGCCGGCCCGGACGGCCTCCACTACGTCTGGCAGAGCGCCTACCCGGCCGACTTCCAGCTCGAAGGCGTGATCGACGGCGAGTGGTACCGCCTCCTCACCGGCGCCTTCCTCCACCTCCCGCCCACCGAGGGCACCTTCGGCATCCTCCACATCGTGATGAACATGGTCACGCTGTGGAACGTCGGCCGGATGGTCGAGTCCCAACTGGGCCGCACCCGCTACCTGGCCCTGTACCTGCTCTCGGCCCTGGGCGGCTCGGTCCTCGTCCTGCTGCTGGCCCCCGACGCCAGCACGGTCGGCGCCTCCGGCGCGATCTTCGGCGTCTGCACCGCGTACTACGTCCTCGCCCGCCGCCTGGGAGCCGACCCGGCGGGGATCAACCGCTTCATGGCGGGCCTGCTGGTGTGGCTGATCATCTCGGCGGTCGTCACGTCCTGGCAGGGGCACCTCGGAGGGCTGCTGACCGGCGGCCTCATCGCCCTCGCGTTCGCTTACGCGCCTCGGGACCGACGGAGGGTGCTCGTGCAGGCGGGGGCATGTGTCGTGATGCCGGCGCTGTTGGTGGTGTCGGCCGTCGCGAAGGTTTCGGGGATGACGGGCTGA
- a CDS encoding acetyl-CoA C-acetyltransferase, protein MAEAYIVEAVRTPVGRRGGGLGGVHPADLGAHALKALITRAGVDPAAVEDVVFGCLDTVGPQAGDIARTSWLAAGLPEEVPGTTVDRQCGSSQQAVHFAAQAVLSGTQDLVVAGGVQNMTMIPIAFASRQAAVPLGLTEGPFAGSEGWRARYGDRPVNQFAGAEMIAAKWGISRRDQEEYALRSHQRAVRAVDEGRFTRETVPYGDVTVDEGPRRDTSLEKMAGLKPVIDGGTVTAACSSQVSDGAAALLLASERAVREHGLTPRARVHHLSVRGEDPIRMLTAPIPATAYALKKTGLSLDAIDLVEINEAFAPVVLAWLKETGADPEKVNVNGGAIALGHPLGATGAKLMTTLLHELERTGGRYGLQTMCEGGGQANVTIIERL, encoded by the coding sequence ATGGCCGAGGCCTATATCGTCGAAGCGGTCCGGACGCCCGTCGGGCGGCGCGGGGGAGGGCTCGGCGGAGTCCATCCGGCCGACCTGGGCGCCCATGCGCTCAAGGCGCTGATCACGCGCGCGGGCGTGGACCCGGCAGCCGTGGAGGACGTCGTCTTCGGCTGCCTGGACACCGTCGGACCGCAGGCCGGTGACATCGCGCGGACCAGCTGGCTGGCGGCCGGGCTGCCCGAGGAGGTGCCGGGTACGACCGTCGACCGGCAGTGCGGCTCCTCGCAGCAGGCGGTGCACTTCGCCGCGCAGGCCGTGCTCTCCGGCACCCAGGACCTGGTGGTCGCGGGCGGCGTCCAGAACATGACGATGATCCCCATCGCCTTCGCCTCCCGCCAGGCCGCCGTACCGCTCGGCCTCACCGAAGGTCCCTTCGCGGGCAGCGAGGGGTGGCGGGCGCGGTACGGGGACCGGCCGGTGAACCAGTTCGCCGGCGCCGAGATGATCGCCGCGAAGTGGGGCATCAGCCGCCGCGACCAGGAGGAGTACGCGCTGCGGTCCCATCAGCGGGCGGTACGGGCCGTCGACGAGGGGCGCTTCACGCGCGAGACCGTGCCCTACGGCGACGTGACCGTCGACGAGGGGCCGCGCCGGGACACCTCGCTGGAGAAGATGGCCGGGCTGAAGCCGGTCATCGACGGCGGCACCGTCACCGCCGCCTGCTCCTCCCAGGTCTCCGACGGCGCCGCCGCGCTGCTCCTCGCCTCCGAACGCGCCGTACGGGAGCACGGGCTGACCCCGCGCGCCCGCGTGCACCACCTCTCCGTACGCGGTGAGGACCCCATCCGTATGCTCACCGCCCCAATACCGGCGACCGCGTACGCCCTGAAGAAGACCGGCCTCTCCCTCGACGCCATCGACCTCGTCGAGATCAACGAGGCCTTCGCGCCGGTCGTGCTGGCGTGGCTGAAGGAGACGGGCGCCGATCCGGAGAAGGTCAACGTCAACGGGGGCGCGATCGCCCTCGGGCATCCTCTGGGCGCGACGGGCGCCAAGCTCATGACGACGCTGCTGCACGAACTGGAGCGCACGGGCGGCCGGTACGGGCTCCAGACCATGTGCGAGGGGGGCGGGCAGGCCAACGTGACGATCATCGAGCGGCTGTGA
- a CDS encoding TetR/AcrR family transcriptional regulator — protein sequence MNSVPTKPTKKKPQATAAAPARRRELLDKAADVFAELGSNATTVRRIADDVGMLAGSLYYYFESKDAMLEEILRTFLDELWDGYDAVLDAELGPRETFEALVTESFRAIDRHRAAVAIYQSEAKQLMSQERFSFLDQSQRKFEKAWLSTLERGVAAKEFRTDLDTRLTYRFVRDTVWVAASWYRPGGQLGPEEIARQYLSMVLDGIAVRE from the coding sequence ATGAACAGCGTGCCGACCAAGCCGACCAAGAAGAAGCCCCAGGCGACCGCCGCGGCGCCCGCCCGTCGTCGTGAACTCCTCGACAAGGCCGCCGACGTCTTCGCCGAGCTGGGCTCCAACGCCACCACCGTCCGCAGGATCGCGGACGACGTGGGCATGCTCGCCGGCAGCCTCTACTACTACTTCGAGTCCAAGGACGCGATGCTGGAGGAGATCCTGCGGACCTTCCTCGATGAACTCTGGGACGGGTACGACGCCGTCCTGGACGCCGAACTGGGCCCCCGGGAAACCTTCGAGGCCCTGGTCACCGAGTCGTTCCGGGCGATCGACCGGCACCGCGCCGCCGTCGCGATCTACCAGAGCGAAGCGAAACAGCTGATGTCGCAGGAACGGTTCTCGTTCCTCGACCAGTCGCAGCGCAAGTTCGAGAAGGCGTGGCTGTCCACGCTGGAGCGCGGGGTCGCCGCCAAGGAGTTCCGGACCGACCTCGACACAAGGCTCACCTACCGGTTCGTGCGCGACACCGTGTGGGTCGCCGCGTCCTGGTACCGGCCCGGCGGACAGCTCGGCCCGGAGGAGATCGCCCGGCAGTACCTGTCGATGGTCCTGGACGGGATCGCCGTACGTGAATAA
- a CDS encoding acyl-CoA dehydrogenase family protein encodes MDLAHSPADEAFRAEARAWLRDHVPPGPLPSLETEEGFAAHRVWEAELFADRWSVVNWPAAYGGRDAGLLRWLIFEEEYYAAGAPGRVGQNGVNLLAPTLFDHGTEEQRARVLPPMASGEVVWAQAWSEPEAGSDLASLTSRAVRTDGGWLLSGQKTWSSRAAFADRAFGLFRSEPGTPKPHQGLTYLMFDLRAPGVTVRPIGRLDGKPAFAELFLDDVFVPDEDVIGEPGQGWRIAMSTAGNERGLMLRSPGRFLASANRLSDLWHAQGGPASAHDRVADALIGARAYQLFTYAAASRFLEGTPVGPESSLNKVFWSEYDIALHETALDLLGEEGESADTDWSEGYVFSLAGPIYAGTNEIQRDIIAERLLGLPKGRR; translated from the coding sequence GTGGACCTCGCCCATTCCCCCGCCGACGAGGCCTTCCGCGCCGAGGCGCGCGCATGGCTGCGCGACCACGTCCCGCCCGGGCCGCTGCCCTCCCTGGAGACCGAGGAGGGTTTCGCCGCCCACCGCGTCTGGGAGGCCGAACTGTTCGCGGACCGCTGGTCGGTGGTGAACTGGCCGGCCGCGTACGGCGGCCGCGACGCGGGCCTGCTGCGATGGCTGATCTTCGAGGAGGAGTACTACGCGGCGGGCGCCCCGGGGCGTGTCGGCCAGAACGGCGTCAACCTCCTCGCCCCGACCCTCTTCGACCACGGCACCGAGGAGCAACGGGCCCGCGTGCTGCCGCCGATGGCCTCCGGCGAGGTGGTCTGGGCCCAGGCGTGGTCGGAGCCCGAGGCCGGGTCGGATCTCGCCTCGCTCACGTCCAGGGCCGTGCGCACGGACGGGGGCTGGCTGTTGAGCGGCCAGAAGACCTGGTCGTCGCGCGCCGCCTTCGCGGACCGCGCGTTCGGCCTGTTCCGCAGCGAGCCGGGCACGCCGAAACCCCACCAGGGGCTGACCTACCTGATGTTCGACCTGCGCGCACCCGGCGTGACGGTCCGCCCGATCGGCCGCCTCGACGGCAAGCCGGCCTTCGCCGAGCTCTTCCTCGACGACGTGTTCGTACCGGACGAGGACGTCATCGGCGAGCCCGGCCAGGGCTGGCGCATCGCGATGTCGACCGCCGGCAACGAACGCGGCCTGATGCTCCGCTCCCCCGGCCGCTTCCTGGCCTCCGCGAACCGGCTGTCGGACCTCTGGCACGCCCAGGGAGGGCCGGCCTCGGCACATGACCGCGTGGCCGACGCGCTGATCGGCGCCCGCGCCTACCAGCTGTTCACGTACGCGGCCGCGTCCCGCTTCCTGGAGGGCACGCCGGTCGGCCCCGAGTCCAGCCTGAACAAGGTCTTCTGGTCCGAGTACGACATCGCCCTGCACGAGACGGCACTCGACCTGCTCGGCGAGGAGGGCGAGTCGGCGGACACCGACTGGTCCGAGGGGTACGTCTTCTCCCTGGCCGGTCCGATCTACGCCGGCACCAACGAGATCCAGCGCGACATCATCGCCGAGCGCCTGCTCGGGCTACCGAAGGGCCGCCGCTGA
- a CDS encoding acyl-CoA dehydrogenase family protein: MRFLLDTEQRAFAESLDAMLRAADTPSVVRAWGRGEHGAGRALWSRLARAGVFALAAPEAYEGMGPLPVELAVAFVELGRHAVPGPLVETVTAAVLLAGLDEPGPAERLLPALVSGEAVATVAPAGSYALDGDAATTRLSLSHTELRLSSGHGPVRPSLDPARRLTPLLPGGELLAPHPPLPRALTWARLAVAAQALGVGLALLDRTVAYVRQRTQFGVAIGSFQAVKHRLADAKVALEFARPLVFGAAVTLDPADVAAAKLTACEAAYTTARTALQLHGAIAYTAEYDLSLWLTKARALRTAWGGPTECRGVVLSGGGRRW; the protein is encoded by the coding sequence ATGCGCTTCCTCCTGGACACCGAGCAGCGGGCGTTCGCCGAGTCGCTGGACGCCATGCTGCGGGCCGCCGACACACCCTCCGTCGTACGGGCCTGGGGGCGCGGGGAGCACGGGGCGGGGCGTGCGCTGTGGTCCCGCCTCGCGCGGGCCGGTGTCTTCGCGCTGGCGGCGCCGGAGGCGTACGAGGGGATGGGCCCCCTGCCCGTCGAACTGGCGGTCGCCTTCGTGGAGCTGGGCCGCCACGCGGTGCCCGGCCCGCTGGTGGAGACGGTGACGGCGGCGGTCCTCCTGGCCGGCCTGGACGAACCGGGCCCGGCCGAGCGGCTGCTCCCGGCGCTGGTCTCCGGGGAGGCCGTCGCGACGGTCGCGCCGGCGGGGTCGTACGCGTTGGACGGGGACGCGGCGACGACCCGCCTGTCCCTGAGCCACACCGAACTGCGGCTGTCGTCCGGACACGGTCCGGTCCGGCCCTCCTTGGACCCGGCCCGCCGCCTGACCCCGCTTCTCCCCGGCGGCGAACTCCTCGCGCCGCACCCGCCCCTCCCCCGAGCCCTCACCTGGGCCCGTCTCGCGGTCGCCGCCCAGGCCCTCGGCGTCGGACTGGCACTCCTGGACCGGACGGTGGCGTACGTCAGGCAGCGCACCCAGTTCGGTGTCGCCATAGGCTCGTTCCAGGCGGTGAAGCACCGGCTGGCCGACGCGAAGGTGGCCCTGGAGTTCGCGCGGCCGCTGGTCTTCGGCGCGGCGGTCACCCTCGACCCGGCGGACGTGGCCGCCGCCAAGCTGACGGCCTGCGAGGCGGCGTACACGACCGCCCGCACCGCGCTCCAGCTGCACGGCGCGATCGCCTACACGGCGGAGTACGACCTGTCGCTGTGGCTGACCAAGGCTCGTGCGCTGCGGACGGCGTGGGGCGGGCCCACTGAATGCCGAGGCGTGGTCCTCAGTGGTGGTGGTCGCCGCTGGTGA
- a CDS encoding vWA domain-containing protein, with protein sequence MSAISLTKVEEAAPALVDLYKTAGVSLTKHGLDGVRAAVYLVVDHSGSMKPYYKDGSVQALADRVLGLSAHLDDDGRVPVVFFSTDIDAVTDIALADHRGRIERIAAGLGHMGKTSYHLAMDAVIDHYLDSGSTAPALVVFQTDGGPINKLAAERYVCKAARLPLFWQFIGFGDPDSRQFDFLRRLDELAVPGKRVVDNAGFFHAGSDPRAVSDGELYDRLVGEFPKWLVEAKARRIVA encoded by the coding sequence ATGTCCGCGATCAGTCTCACCAAGGTCGAGGAGGCCGCCCCCGCGCTCGTCGACCTCTACAAGACCGCCGGTGTCTCCCTCACGAAGCACGGGCTCGACGGGGTGCGGGCCGCCGTGTACCTCGTCGTCGACCACAGCGGTTCCATGAAGCCCTACTACAAGGACGGCAGCGTGCAGGCGCTGGCCGATCGGGTGCTCGGGCTGTCGGCTCATCTCGACGACGACGGACGCGTGCCCGTCGTCTTCTTCTCGACGGACATCGACGCCGTGACCGACATCGCCCTCGCCGACCATCGCGGGCGGATCGAGCGGATCGCGGCCGGCCTCGGGCACATGGGGAAGACCAGTTATCACCTGGCCATGGACGCCGTCATCGACCACTACCTCGACAGTGGCTCCACGGCCCCCGCCCTCGTCGTCTTCCAGACCGACGGCGGGCCCATCAACAAGCTGGCCGCCGAACGATACGTCTGCAAGGCCGCCCGCCTCCCCCTCTTCTGGCAGTTCATCGGCTTCGGTGATCCGGACAGCAGGCAGTTCGACTTCCTGCGCAGGCTCGACGAGCTGGCCGTGCCGGGGAAGCGGGTCGTGGACAACGCCGGGTTCTTCCACGCCGGGTCGGATCCGAGGGCCGTGTCCGACGGGGAGTTGTACGACCGGCTGGTGGGGGAGTTCCCCAAGTGGCTGGTGGAGGCGAAGGCCCGGAGGATCGTCGCGTAG
- a CDS encoding SDR family oxidoreductase: protein MKNVEAPAYVPGHGLLRGRTAVITAAAGAGIGGATARRFLEEGARVLISDAHARRLKEYEAELAGEFGEEPVTAVPCDVTDETQVLALFETAVRAHGRLDIVVNNAGLGGTSDLVDMTDVQWSKVLDVTLNGTFRCTRAALRLMRESGGGVIVNNASVVGWRAQAGQAHYAAAKAGVMALTRCAAIEAAEYGVRINAVSPSLAMHPHLVKVTTPELLAELTAREAFGRYAEPWEVANVIVFLASGYSSYMTGEIVSVSNQHP from the coding sequence ATGAAGAACGTCGAGGCTCCGGCGTACGTCCCCGGGCACGGCCTGCTCCGCGGACGCACCGCCGTGATCACCGCGGCGGCCGGCGCCGGCATCGGCGGGGCGACCGCGCGACGCTTCCTGGAGGAGGGCGCACGCGTCCTCATCAGCGACGCGCACGCGCGCCGGCTGAAGGAGTACGAGGCCGAGCTGGCCGGTGAGTTCGGCGAGGAGCCCGTCACGGCGGTGCCGTGCGACGTCACCGACGAGACCCAGGTCCTCGCACTCTTCGAGACGGCCGTACGAGCGCACGGACGGCTCGACATCGTCGTCAACAACGCGGGGCTCGGCGGCACCTCGGACCTCGTCGACATGACCGACGTACAGTGGTCGAAGGTGCTGGACGTGACGCTGAACGGCACGTTCCGGTGCACCCGGGCCGCTCTGCGGCTGATGCGGGAGAGCGGTGGCGGCGTGATCGTCAACAACGCCTCCGTCGTCGGCTGGCGCGCCCAGGCCGGGCAGGCGCACTACGCGGCGGCGAAGGCGGGCGTGATGGCCCTGACCAGATGCGCGGCGATCGAGGCGGCCGAGTACGGGGTCCGGATCAACGCTGTGTCGCCGAGCCTCGCCATGCATCCGCACCTCGTCAAGGTCACGACGCCCGAACTGCTGGCGGAGCTGACCGCGCGGGAGGCCTTCGGGCGGTACGCCGAACCGTGGGAGGTGGCCAACGTGATCGTGTTCCTGGCGTCCGGCTACTCCTCGTACATGACGGGCGAGATTGTGTCCGTCAGCAACCAGCACCCCTAA
- the qcrB gene encoding cytochrome bc1 complex cytochrome b subunit translates to MDGVRAVGAGSGGERGAAAGGRERRGGVGKGERVADWADGRLGLYGIAKANLRKVFPDHWSFMLGEICLYSFLILILTGVWLTLFFEPSGVEVEYHGTYEQLNGVLMTRAYESTLEISFDVRGGLLIRQIHHWAALVFVAGMLVHMMRVFFTGAFRKPREMNWLFGWTLLFLGIITGLTGYSLPDDLLSGTGLRFAQGAILSVPIVGTYLSFFLFGGEFPGHDIISRLFPIHVLVLPGIMLALVVAHLILVFYHKHTQYPGPGRDQKSVVGMPFMPVYMAKAGGFFFLVFGVLTFMGAIATINPVWAFGPYRADLVTTGAQPDWYLGFSEGLIRVMPGWEINAFGHTLALGVFIPFSLFPLIMLAIGVYPFVEAWITGDTREHHLLDRPRNVPVRTALGVAWLSLYGVLLIGGGNDIVATHLHLSINAITWFVRIGFFVVPVVAFVVTKRICLGLQRRDRDTVLHGRETGIIKRLPHGEYVEVHEPLSQERLFALTQHEQDPPYEVGPLVDANGVRRRVGPVDRLRARLARAMFGPGTRIPKPTVEEYRELTSGDHHH, encoded by the coding sequence ATGGACGGCGTGCGAGCGGTCGGGGCGGGGAGCGGCGGGGAAAGGGGCGCCGCGGCGGGCGGTCGGGAGCGGCGGGGCGGAGTCGGCAAGGGGGAGCGGGTCGCGGACTGGGCCGACGGGCGGCTCGGGCTGTACGGGATCGCCAAGGCCAATCTGCGCAAGGTGTTTCCGGACCACTGGTCCTTCATGCTCGGCGAGATCTGCCTCTACAGCTTCCTCATCCTGATCCTCACCGGCGTCTGGCTGACCCTGTTCTTCGAGCCGAGCGGTGTCGAGGTCGAGTACCACGGCACGTACGAGCAGCTCAACGGCGTCCTGATGACCAGGGCGTACGAGTCCACGCTGGAGATCAGCTTCGATGTGCGCGGCGGACTGCTGATCCGGCAGATCCACCACTGGGCGGCGCTCGTCTTCGTCGCCGGGATGCTCGTCCACATGATGCGGGTGTTCTTCACGGGCGCGTTCCGCAAGCCGCGCGAGATGAACTGGCTGTTCGGCTGGACGCTGCTGTTCCTCGGCATCATCACCGGCCTGACCGGCTACTCGCTCCCGGACGACCTGCTCTCCGGCACCGGCCTCCGCTTCGCCCAGGGCGCCATCCTGTCCGTCCCGATCGTGGGGACGTATCTCTCCTTCTTCCTCTTCGGAGGGGAGTTCCCCGGGCATGACATCATCTCGCGGCTCTTCCCGATCCATGTGCTGGTGCTGCCGGGGATCATGCTGGCGCTGGTCGTCGCCCATCTGATCCTGGTCTTCTACCACAAGCACACGCAGTACCCCGGGCCCGGACGGGACCAGAAGTCGGTGGTCGGCATGCCGTTCATGCCGGTGTACATGGCCAAGGCGGGCGGCTTCTTCTTCCTCGTGTTCGGCGTGCTGACCTTCATGGGCGCGATCGCGACGATCAACCCCGTGTGGGCGTTCGGCCCCTACCGCGCCGATCTGGTCACCACCGGCGCCCAGCCCGACTGGTATCTGGGCTTCTCCGAAGGCCTGATCCGGGTGATGCCGGGATGGGAGATCAACGCCTTCGGACACACGCTCGCCCTCGGCGTCTTCATCCCCTTCTCCCTCTTCCCGCTGATCATGCTGGCCATCGGCGTCTACCCGTTCGTCGAGGCGTGGATCACCGGCGACACACGCGAACACCACCTCCTCGACCGGCCCCGCAACGTACCCGTCCGCACCGCACTGGGCGTGGCCTGGCTGAGTCTGTACGGCGTCCTGCTGATCGGCGGCGGCAACGACATCGTCGCCACCCATCTCCATCTCTCCATCAACGCGATCACGTGGTTCGTGCGCATCGGCTTCTTCGTGGTGCCGGTCGTCGCCTTCGTCGTGACCAAACGGATCTGTCTGGGGCTCCAGCGCCGGGACCGTGACACAGTGCTGCACGGCCGCGAGACCGGCATCATCAAGCGGCTTCCGCACGGCGAGTACGTCGAGGTCCACGAGCCGCTCTCCCAGGAGCGGTTGTTCGCGCTCACGCAGCACGAGCAGGACCCGCCGTACGAGGTCGGGCCGCTCGTCGACGCGAACGGCGTGCGGCGCCGGGTCGGGCCCGTCGACCGGCTGCGCGCCCGCCTCGCCCGCGCCATGTTCGGCCCCGGGACCAGGATCCCCAAGCCGACGGTCGAGGAGTACCGCGAGCTCACCAGCGGCGACCACCACCACTGA